The Chryseobacterium sp. 52 genome includes a region encoding these proteins:
- the pdxA gene encoding 4-hydroxythreonine-4-phosphate dehydrogenase PdxA produces MSPKNHKVRVGISIGDFNGIGPEIIMKSLKDKTITDFFTPVIFGSGKLFTFQKNIFKLNLNFNYVNEASQAQPGKLNMVNLTKDNVNVELGVPTEESTKMAIESLELATEALMKGDIDVLVTAPINKDEMVKMGFKHAGHTGYFEEKFSKKGLMFLVTEDLKVAVSTHHIPIANVAENISKEKIKKQIRALNQTLIEDFCVQRPKIAVLGLNPHAGDGGVIGKEEIEIIQPAIKELSDNGTLAFGPYPADSFFQPSKYRNFDAVLAMYHDQGLAPFKTLAYEEGVNYTAGLPFIRTSPDHGVAYDIAGKNIADEQSFTEAIFTAIKIFKNRSEYNDLMTNRMQPRKTTVDNGVDEDLPDENEA; encoded by the coding sequence ATGAGCCCAAAAAACCATAAAGTACGAGTAGGAATTTCAATCGGTGATTTTAACGGCATTGGTCCGGAGATCATCATGAAGTCTCTGAAAGACAAAACCATTACGGACTTTTTCACTCCGGTAATTTTTGGCTCGGGAAAGTTATTTACCTTCCAGAAAAACATTTTCAAACTGAATCTGAATTTCAACTATGTCAATGAAGCCTCACAGGCCCAGCCAGGAAAACTCAATATGGTGAACCTGACTAAGGATAATGTGAATGTAGAATTGGGAGTTCCAACAGAAGAATCTACCAAGATGGCTATTGAATCTCTGGAACTTGCTACTGAAGCCTTAATGAAAGGGGATATCGACGTACTTGTCACCGCTCCTATCAATAAGGATGAAATGGTAAAAATGGGCTTTAAACATGCCGGACATACTGGATATTTTGAAGAAAAGTTCAGCAAAAAAGGACTGATGTTCTTGGTTACAGAAGACCTTAAAGTGGCAGTTTCTACACATCACATCCCTATTGCCAATGTTGCTGAAAATATTTCCAAAGAAAAAATTAAAAAGCAGATCAGAGCTCTAAACCAGACCTTAATTGAAGATTTCTGTGTTCAGAGACCTAAAATTGCGGTATTGGGACTGAACCCACATGCCGGAGACGGCGGAGTGATCGGAAAAGAAGAAATTGAGATCATCCAACCGGCAATTAAAGAACTTTCAGATAACGGAACTCTGGCTTTCGGACCTTATCCGGCAGACAGTTTCTTCCAGCCAAGTAAATATAGAAATTTTGATGCTGTTTTAGCGATGTATCACGATCAGGGGCTGGCTCCGTTTAAAACTTTAGCTTATGAAGAAGGCGTGAATTACACTGCCGGACTTCCCTTTATCAGAACTTCACCGGACCACGGAGTCGCTTATGATATTGCAGGAAAAAACATTGCGGATGAGCAGAGTTTTACAGAAGCAATCTTCACCGCTATTAAAATTTTTAAAAACAGAAGTGAATATAATGATCTGATGACCAACCGGATGCAGCCAAGAAAAACAACTGTAGACAACGGAGTAGACGAGGATCTGCCAGATGAAAATGAAGCATAA
- a CDS encoding YceD family protein: MDKLRNYDVSFSGLKNGKHQFKFEIDKTFFQLFDTEQEFTNPKITADAFLEKHTTFLEFEIKVQGTVALVCDITNDEFDYPIENEIRILVNFGEEYDDSNEDVITIPTSDHAFNVAQLVYENVTLSIPMKKVSPNISDEDLETLNKFSPKDIEEPEEEEHKSDPRWDALRKLKDNN; the protein is encoded by the coding sequence ATGGACAAGTTAAGAAACTATGACGTAAGCTTTTCCGGACTTAAAAACGGAAAACATCAGTTCAAATTTGAGATAGATAAAACGTTCTTTCAATTATTTGACACTGAACAGGAATTTACAAATCCTAAAATAACAGCAGATGCTTTTCTTGAAAAGCACACTACATTTTTAGAATTTGAGATCAAAGTACAAGGAACTGTGGCGCTCGTTTGTGATATCACAAATGATGAGTTTGACTATCCTATAGAAAACGAGATCAGAATTTTGGTGAATTTTGGTGAAGAATATGACGACAGCAATGAAGACGTCATTACGATTCCTACTTCAGATCACGCATTCAATGTGGCACAGCTGGTTTATGAAAACGTAACACTTTCTATACCTATGAAAAAAGTGTCACCGAATATAAGCGATGAAGATCTTGAAACCCTAAACAAGTTCAGTCCAAAAGATATTGAGGAACCGGAAGAAGAAGAACATAAGAGCGACCCGAGATGGGACGCGCTGAGAAAATTAAAAGACAATAATTAA
- the rpmF gene encoding 50S ribosomal protein L32 — protein MAHPKRRQSSTRRDKRRTHYKAVVPQLAKDATTGELHLYHRAHWHEGKLYYRGKVVLEKEVATTEEN, from the coding sequence ATGGCACATCCTAAGAGAAGACAGTCGTCCACAAGAAGAGATAAGAGAAGAACTCATTATAAAGCAGTAGTTCCTCAATTAGCGAAAGATGCAACAACTGGTGAACTTCACCTTTACCACAGAGCTCACTGGCATGAAGGAAAACTTTATTACAGAGGTAAAGTAGTATTGGAAAAAGAAGTAGCAACTACAGAAGAAAACTAA
- the accB gene encoding acetyl-CoA carboxylase biotin carboxyl carrier protein, producing MDIKDIQNLIKFVSKAEVSEVKYKTKDFEITIKTPLAGSDAVYAQPAVYHTAPQAVAAPAQAAAPAAAPAEKAEAASDDSKYVVIKSPMIGTFYRKPSPDKDVFVNVGDEVSIGKVVCVIEAMKLFNQIDSEISGKIVKILVDDATPVEYDQPLFLVDPS from the coding sequence ATGGACATTAAAGACATACAGAATCTTATCAAGTTTGTATCTAAGGCTGAAGTTTCAGAAGTAAAATATAAAACTAAAGATTTCGAAATCACTATTAAAACTCCATTAGCTGGTAGCGATGCGGTTTATGCTCAACCAGCAGTTTACCATACTGCTCCTCAGGCTGTAGCAGCTCCTGCTCAGGCAGCGGCTCCAGCGGCAGCTCCTGCTGAAAAAGCTGAAGCGGCATCTGATGACAGCAAATATGTGGTGATCAAATCTCCAATGATCGGTACTTTCTACAGAAAGCCATCTCCGGATAAAGACGTATTTGTAAACGTAGGTGACGAAGTTTCTATAGGAAAAGTAGTGTGTGTAATTGAAGCAATGAAGTTATTCAACCAGATCGATTCTGAGATCAGCGGAAAAATCGTTAAGATTTTAGTAGACGATGCTACGCCTGTAGAATACGATCAGCCTTTATTCTTAGTAGACCCATCTTAA
- the accC gene encoding acetyl-CoA carboxylase biotin carboxylase subunit, whose protein sequence is MFKKILIANRGEIAMRILRTCKEMGIKTVAVYSTADKDSLHVRFADEAVCIGPPMSKDSYLKVPNIIAAAEITNADAIHPGYGFLSENANFSRICQKNNIKFIGASPEQIEKMGDKANAKATMKAAGVPCVPGSDGLIESYEHAVKVAEETGYPVMIKATAGGGGKGMRAVWKAEDLKDLWESAIQEAVAAFGNGGMYMEKLIEEPRHIEIQVAGDQYGKACHLSERDCSVQRRNQKLTEETPSPFMTDELREKMGDAAVKAAEFIGYEGVGTIEFLVDKHRNFYFMEMNTRIQVEHPITEQVIDYDLIREQILLAAGTPISGINYYPKLHSIECRINAEDPYADFRPSPGKITGLNIPGGHGIRVDTHVYSGYSIPSNYDSMIAKLITTAQTREEAIAKMRRALEEFYIEGVKTTIPFHRQLMDNEDYLAGNYTTKFMEDFVMDRKYDNH, encoded by the coding sequence ATGTTCAAAAAAATATTAATAGCCAACCGTGGCGAAATTGCAATGCGTATTTTACGTACCTGCAAAGAAATGGGGATCAAAACCGTTGCTGTTTACTCTACTGCAGACAAAGACAGCCTTCACGTAAGATTTGCTGATGAAGCAGTCTGCATCGGTCCTCCTATGAGCAAAGACTCATATCTTAAAGTCCCTAATATCATTGCAGCAGCAGAGATTACCAATGCTGACGCAATCCACCCAGGATATGGATTCCTTTCTGAAAATGCTAATTTCTCCAGAATCTGCCAGAAAAACAACATCAAGTTTATTGGTGCTTCTCCTGAACAGATTGAAAAAATGGGTGATAAAGCCAATGCCAAAGCAACGATGAAGGCTGCTGGGGTACCATGTGTACCTGGTTCTGACGGTCTGATTGAATCTTATGAGCACGCGGTAAAAGTAGCTGAAGAAACAGGATATCCTGTCATGATTAAAGCTACTGCAGGTGGTGGTGGAAAAGGGATGAGAGCTGTATGGAAAGCCGAAGACCTTAAAGACCTTTGGGAATCTGCAATTCAGGAAGCTGTGGCTGCCTTCGGAAACGGAGGGATGTACATGGAAAAACTGATTGAAGAGCCTAGACATATTGAGATTCAGGTTGCCGGCGACCAATATGGTAAAGCCTGTCACCTTTCTGAAAGAGACTGTTCTGTACAGAGAAGAAACCAGAAGCTGACCGAAGAAACTCCTTCTCCGTTCATGACTGACGAACTTCGTGAGAAAATGGGTGATGCCGCTGTAAAAGCTGCTGAATTCATTGGATATGAAGGGGTAGGAACCATTGAATTCCTTGTAGACAAGCACAGAAATTTCTATTTCATGGAAATGAATACAAGAATCCAGGTAGAGCACCCTATTACTGAACAGGTAATTGATTATGACCTGATCAGAGAACAGATTCTTCTTGCAGCAGGAACTCCTATCTCAGGAATCAACTACTACCCGAAATTACACTCTATTGAATGTAGAATCAATGCTGAAGATCCTTACGCAGACTTCAGACCATCTCCGGGAAAAATTACAGGATTAAACATTCCTGGCGGACACGGAATCAGAGTAGATACTCACGTTTATTCAGGATATTCTATTCCTTCTAACTATGACTCAATGATCGCTAAGCTTATCACAACGGCTCAGACCCGTGAAGAAGCTATTGCTAAAATGAGACGCGCCCTGGAGGAATTCTATATTGAAGGAGTAAAAACAACCATTCCTTTCCACAGACAACTGATGGATAATGAAGATTATCTGGCTGGAAACTATACTACAAAATTCATGGAGGATTTTGTAATGGATAGAAAATATGATAATCACTAA
- the tssD gene encoding type VI secretion system tube protein TssD, producing the protein MAEKNSRGILKFNGGEGQKLLKLNYSVSRSTDVSGRVASDPSNALIKITVEATEKSDILESLLNGKYKPTTGEITFNKSHEEGTLTTLKWENGYVIQHEIDFDAVDENSMYISFIVSAEHIDLGNSSYKAEWPTS; encoded by the coding sequence ATGGCAGAAAAAAACTCAAGAGGAATTTTAAAATTCAACGGCGGCGAAGGACAGAAGTTATTAAAACTTAACTACAGTGTATCCCGTTCTACAGACGTATCAGGAAGAGTAGCATCAGATCCTTCTAATGCACTTATCAAAATCACAGTAGAAGCTACAGAAAAATCAGACATTCTGGAAAGTCTTCTTAACGGAAAATACAAGCCTACAACAGGAGAAATCACTTTCAACAAATCTCACGAAGAAGGAACATTAACTACTTTGAAGTGGGAGAACGGATATGTGATCCAGCACGAAATAGATTTCGATGCAGTAGATGAAAACAGTATGTACATCAGCTTTATAGTAAGCGCAGAGCATATTGACCTTGGGAACTCTTCTTACAAAGCAGAATGGCCAACTTCTTAA
- a CDS encoding type VI secretion system Vgr family protein, whose product MEESSNFSFRPNHYKAPDNADKISVNHIPGINRVVKLDIVIEGKSVSHFKHFRLQQSARRHHHFELILAHDSLGATQNHNLEEARQFLGKRITVVFKYKDYENESPERTFVGVITKAAFSQEKMSLGNIVLKGESPTILMDSAPHTQSFGGTQAVNTGIIADKIIKEALGSAKFDFRVDTQNKSYINYSSQYNETHYNFLSRTAEAYGEQFYYDGEILHFGKLPPSEKPVRLIYGSNVSDVQVELKAIHTKPEYFGYNSSSHTKMAGSENNIRHLGEIPAKAYELNNNIFKTRSLSPAPVNANMFMDVDDSQKSAAGSAAVEVFTVSGNTTVPFLYPGCSADIEMRKPDTSETSYFTRLTVTEVVHEVNARGYYTGSFEAMAEGTGFMPKPDFTIPSAEPQVATVISNTDPMNQGRIQVQFDWQRNPDTTHFIRMMSPDAGGTDAITQNRGFVAIPEVGDQVMVGFEYHHPDFPFAMGGMFHGQVALGGQLNNHIKSIQTRSGNKIIFNDQEGSIFIEDPSGNTYLMDGKGNITVNAPKNMTFTAGENVQINAGRNIIASAQRNINIMAGEDITETANDDYNLTASNIIETAEAGRSSRAKNITENMEAGSYISTKDAINVESAKEVNINSGKQVKMQ is encoded by the coding sequence ATGGAAGAAAGCAGCAATTTTTCATTCCGTCCCAATCATTACAAAGCTCCTGATAATGCAGATAAAATTTCTGTAAACCATATTCCGGGGATCAACCGCGTGGTAAAACTGGATATTGTGATTGAAGGAAAATCCGTCAGTCACTTTAAACATTTCCGTTTACAGCAAAGTGCCCGGCGACATCATCATTTCGAGCTCATACTCGCCCACGACTCTTTGGGGGCCACGCAGAATCATAATCTTGAAGAAGCCCGTCAGTTTTTAGGCAAACGGATAACAGTCGTCTTTAAATATAAGGACTATGAAAATGAAAGTCCTGAGAGAACTTTTGTGGGCGTTATTACCAAAGCTGCATTCAGTCAGGAAAAAATGAGTCTCGGCAATATTGTACTGAAAGGTGAAAGCCCGACTATCCTGATGGACTCAGCTCCTCACACCCAGAGCTTCGGAGGAACCCAGGCTGTGAATACAGGAATCATTGCAGATAAAATTATTAAGGAAGCCTTAGGCTCGGCTAAATTTGACTTTAGAGTTGACACTCAAAATAAAAGCTACATCAACTACAGCTCACAGTATAATGAAACCCATTATAATTTTCTTTCGAGAACGGCTGAAGCGTATGGTGAACAGTTTTATTATGACGGTGAGATCCTCCATTTCGGAAAGCTTCCCCCCTCAGAAAAACCTGTCCGTCTCATTTACGGCAGCAATGTAAGCGATGTTCAGGTAGAACTGAAAGCAATACATACCAAACCCGAATATTTTGGATATAACAGCAGCAGCCATACTAAAATGGCAGGCTCTGAAAATAATATCAGACACTTAGGCGAAATTCCGGCTAAGGCTTATGAATTGAATAACAACATTTTCAAAACCCGCTCACTCTCCCCTGCTCCAGTGAATGCTAATATGTTTATGGACGTTGATGATTCACAAAAAAGTGCAGCAGGAAGTGCCGCTGTAGAAGTTTTTACCGTTTCAGGGAATACTACAGTTCCGTTTCTGTATCCGGGATGTTCTGCAGATATTGAAATGCGGAAACCCGATACCAGTGAGACCTCTTATTTTACAAGATTAACGGTTACAGAGGTTGTTCATGAAGTAAATGCCAGAGGATATTATACAGGAAGCTTCGAGGCTATGGCCGAAGGAACCGGATTTATGCCTAAACCCGATTTCACAATCCCTAGCGCAGAACCACAGGTCGCTACGGTTATTTCCAATACAGACCCTATGAATCAGGGACGTATACAGGTACAGTTTGACTGGCAAAGAAATCCTGATACTACTCATTTTATCCGAATGATGAGTCCTGATGCGGGAGGAACGGATGCCATTACCCAAAACCGGGGATTTGTAGCTATTCCTGAAGTTGGGGATCAGGTTATGGTAGGTTTTGAATACCATCATCCTGATTTTCCTTTTGCAATGGGAGGAATGTTTCATGGGCAGGTAGCTTTAGGAGGTCAGCTCAACAACCATATTAAATCGATACAGACCAGAAGCGGCAATAAAATTATCTTTAATGATCAGGAAGGAAGTATTTTCATAGAGGACCCAAGTGGTAACACCTATTTAATGGATGGAAAAGGAAATATTACCGTTAATGCTCCAAAGAATATGACGTTCACTGCCGGAGAAAATGTACAGATTAATGCAGGGCGCAACATTATTGCTTCCGCACAGAGAAACATCAATATTATGGCTGGCGAAGATATCACCGAAACAGCAAACGATGATTACAACCTTACAGCCAGCAACATTATTGAAACGGCAGAAGCAGGGAGAAGTTCCAGAGCAAAGAACATCACTGAAAACATGGAAGCCGGTTCATACATCAGCACGAAAGATGCTATCAATGTGGAAAGTGCCAAAGAAGTCAATATCAATAGTGGCAAACAGGTAAAAATGCAGTAA
- a CDS encoding YdcF family protein codes for MLKVLKYAFISGIAWVMIHSIYIINDGLTNTKQNADLAVVPGNKINEDGTLSSRLKARLDESLELYRKKQVKKILVSGGLGKEGYWEGNEMKKYLIENKIPSENIITDNYGDTTEKTVINSIKIADSLKYKSIITVSQYYHQTRIKKLFKEHHFDHVTSSSPIYFEIRDLYSIFREFFAYYL; via the coding sequence ATGCTAAAAGTTTTAAAATACGCTTTTATATCAGGAATTGCCTGGGTGATGATCCATTCCATTTATATCATTAATGATGGGTTAACCAACACAAAACAGAATGCTGATCTGGCAGTGGTACCGGGCAATAAAATTAATGAAGACGGTACTCTGTCTTCCAGACTTAAAGCAAGACTGGATGAGAGTTTAGAATTGTACAGAAAAAAACAGGTAAAAAAAATACTTGTAAGCGGAGGTCTGGGTAAAGAAGGATATTGGGAAGGAAATGAGATGAAGAAATATCTGATTGAAAATAAAATACCGTCTGAAAATATTATTACAGACAATTATGGAGATACTACTGAAAAAACAGTTATTAATTCAATAAAAATAGCTGATAGTTTGAAATATAAATCCATTATAACAGTCTCACAATATTATCATCAAACACGTATTAAGAAATTGTTTAAAGAGCATCATTTTGATCATGTCACCAGCTCAAGCCCTATATATTTTGAAATTAGAGACTTATACTCAATTTTCAGAGAATTTTTCGCCTATTATTTATAA